One stretch of Oryzias latipes chromosome 7, ASM223467v1 DNA includes these proteins:
- the LOC101169780 gene encoding cytosolic sulfotransferase 3-like, whose protein sequence is MEIPPRPALFDFHGVSMTKYFTDNWDNIQDFKARPDDILIASYPKAGNTWVSYILDLLYFSHVSPDRQEVVPLHERVPFLEFYMPGFPSGVDELNQSTTVPRIIKTHLPVQFLSKSFWEQNSKIVYVARNAKDSVVSFFHFDRMNKAQPEPGDWSSYLKRFMDGKMVFGSWYEHVKGWWEKQKSHPNILYLFYEDLIENTEEELDKLCSFLGLSPSSESKKQVMEKALFDNMKNNKMANGSADAVLDFKISPFMRKGKVGDWKNHFTVQQNEQFSEDYDKKMKDTDLQFRTVL, encoded by the exons ATGGAGATTCCACCTCGGCCTGCACTGTTTGACTTCCATGGAGTTTCCATGACAAAATACTTCACTGACAACTGGGACAATATCCAGGATTTCAAAGCAAGACCAGATGATATTCTAATAGCATCTTATCCTAAAGCAG gaaaCACATGGGTGTCTTACATCCTGGACCTTCTGTATTTTAGCCATGTGTCACCTGATCGACAAGAGGTTGTCCCACTACATGAAAGAGTGCCATTTCTGGAGTTTTACATGCCGGGATTTCCTTCGG GAGTGGATGAGTTAAATCAGTCAACGACTGTCCCACGCATTATAAAGACACACCTGCCAGTTCAGTTTCTTTCCAAATCCTTCTGGGAGCAGAACTCCAAG ATAGTCTATGTGGCTCGCAATGCCAAAGACAGTGTGGTTTCCTTTTTCCACTTCGATCGCATGAACAAGGCCCAGCCAGAGCCTGGCGACTGGAGCAGTTACCTCAAGAGGTTCATGGATGGAAAAA TGGTTTTTGGTTCCTGGTATGAACATGTGAAAGGCTGGTGGGAGAAGCAAAAGTCCCATCCAAACATCTTGTATCTGTTTTATGAGGATCTCATTGAG AATACTGAGGAGGAACTCGACAAACTTTGCTCCTTCCTGGGACTTTCTCCCTCCTCAGAGTCAAAAAAACAAGTCATGGAAAAAGCTCTATTTgacaacatgaaaaacaacaagatGGCCAATGGTTCAGCTGATGCAGTCCTGGATTTTAAGATTTCTCCTTTCATGCGCAAAG gaaaaGTTGGTGACTGGAAGAATCATTTTACTGTGCAACAGAACGAACAGTTTTCAGAAGACTATGACAAGAAGATGAAGGACACTGATCTTCAGTTTCGGACAGTTCTGTAA
- the LOC105354422 gene encoding proline-rich transmembrane protein 3, producing the protein MAFTTLHFLGFLLLFLHVLDAQTVIGYSSSFSSMDLPRSSSPTKQTFRFWPSLPPRGRSDVPIRVTMQDRLTTMNAVEQGQRITSETTHFSPSFTMTSSAENPISETVVTEPTSSRPRTDTARLAFKQALRRGEAATKHPYQPLNVRSSTTVGDDGLGTAGNSDKGSVGDSEDGDTQGLGSGTVALKKDDLLPPLPTRGNEMAQYQLQAQTMMSKVSDVKPLTSESHMAVLTTAITSSTASTGQHPGKRIPQPLNTTQQIPQTVGLPGKVASNNPSAEGVGPNQGAAALTSLQPTSPSANQQPQTAGQLLLAKNSSILKTLSADVRPTQKPVGTSTQNGKTVQLGRHAAGTTVQSSRTGNSSRLTPSDVPVTRSRFSPTYQASVVQRNHSVQLRHPYQAPHSPYNPAPSPSAHPYPNGTFLYWGDMSRTLAFAWELHVYGSASLFLLLFAGAALGLTLSPGTNCPHRGALALANALLFLAGGLRAALFFIDPYGTRNVLPHSAVAALYNLPLHLLVWTQASLVLLALRATGISVFPVTMEHPPLIGVLAVLHCTLMLGVDLLSAALSPVVPVTLQVLSLCWGLAICLGFLCFVFPRIRCPTDLSHGAEVRRKTWTGNQKIGVILGKVLAVCAVLGALCCGLHVHATLWLYGFLGNWTSFNWGWWLVHFWARLLELGWGFALLLLSSWVFWRPAGTRRGEEGGQEGRPAGDLATPGQSVGSPQRHTCWSKIVQSLRGKPCRKSDSNGVGGGTGDIPNNWAGQECAGTDISKNLIKNQNHEQSTIQPDCGKDSNRGHNHRDHAAEQGESGGSVGSGMVLQPLGRPLQRSVSGGLDHDRDTSMSFCEFDLRPPSPIDLTRSIDEALHREHLLEGGSLFHPLNPQSRSPSPRSAFSQGPWLRRNSDPQLLSDSSDAPTESSMPLGGSILSSVPSRQVTAPPTPSHPDNRWVDNRVLSVPSSVSCPVSLRPTRTSTGHLCEDDTRPFITPDSERARGKSGRSVGSRSYLEVSRHDDSISASSEIIDL; encoded by the exons ATGGCTTTTACTACGCTCCATTTCCTGGgatttctcctcctcttcctccatgttTTGGATGCCCAAACTGTTATTGGCTATTCTTCTTCCTTCTCTTCCATGGATCTGCCAAGGAGTTCTTCCCCAACCAAACAGACCTTTCGGTTCTGGCCTTCTTTGCCTCCCAGAGGGCGCAGCGATGTGCCGATCAGAGTCACCATGCAGGACAGATTGACCACTATGAATGCAGTGGAACAAGGACAAAGAATAACCTCTGAGACAACACATTTCAGTCCCTCTTTCACAATGACCTCTTCTGCTGAGAATCCCATCAGTGAGACAGTTGTAACTGAACCTACTTCCTCCAGGCCCAGGACTGACACAGCTAGATTAGCTTTCAAACAGGCTTTGAGAAGGGGAGAGGCTGCTACAAAACACCCATATCAGCCTTTAAATGTGAGGTCTTCCACCACTGTTGGGGATGATGGACTGGGAACAGCTGGAAATTCAGACAAAGGATCAGTCGGAGACTCTGAGGATGGGGATACACAAGGCTTGGGGTCAGGAACAGTAGCATTGAAAAAGGATGATTTACTTCCTCCTCTACCGACACGGGGTAATGAAATGGCTCAATATCAGCTACAGGCACAGACCATGATGTCCAAAGTTTCTGATGTAAAACCTCTGACATCAGAGTCACACATGGCTGTTCTGACCACAGCCATTACATCCAGCACAGCCTCGACAGGGCAACATCCCGGAAAAAGAATCCCACAGCCTCTGAACACAACGCAGCAAATACCCCAAACTGTTGGATTACCAG GTAAAGTGGCATCAAACAATCCTTCTGCCGAAGGAGTCGGGCCAAACCAGGGTGCAGCTGCTTTGACATCTCTGCAGCCCACGTCGCCCAGTGCCAACCAGCAGCCGCAGACTGCAGGACAGCTTTTGTTAGCCAAAAACTCAAGCATTTTGAAAACACTATCAGCCGACGTCAGGCCTACGCAGAAGCCTGTTGGGACATCCACCCAAAACGGCAAAACAGTCCAACTAGGAAGGCATGCAGCAGGCACTACTGTGCAGTCCTCAAGGACAG GAAATTCCTCCCGCCTGACTCCCAGTGATGTTCCTGTCACAAGATCAAGATTTTCCCCTACATATCAGGCCAGTGTCGTTCAGAGGAACCACTCTGTCCAACTGAGACATCCTTACCAAGCTCCTCATTCCCCTTACAATCCAGCCCCATCTCCTAGTGCCCATCCATACCCTAACGGCACGTTTCTTTACTGGGGGGATATGAGCCGGACGCTGGCTTTTGCGTGGGAACTTCACGTCTACGGGTCTGCTagcctcttcctcctgctgtttGCTGGCGCTGCTCTTGGTCTCACACTGTCCCCTGGAACCAACTGTCCTCACCGTGGTGCTCTTGCTCTTGCTAATGCTCTACTTTTTCTGGCTGGAGGTCTCAGGGCAGCTCTGTTTTTCATTGACCCGTATGGCACACGCAACGTCCTTCCTCACTCTGCAGTTGCAGCCCTCTATAACCTGCCTCTGCATCTGCTGGTCTGGACACAGGCTTCCTTGGTGCTGTTGGCTTTAAGGGCAACAGGAATCAGTGTCTTCCCTGTAACTATGGAGCATCCTCCTCTGATTGGGGTTTTAGCTGTCTTGCATTGTACCCTGATGTTAGGTGTGGATCTGTTGTCTGCTGCCCTGTCTCCTGTTGTACCTGTTACCCTGCAGGTCCTGTCCCTTTGTTGGGGTCTCGCTATATGTTTAGGTTTTCTCTGCTTTGTTTTCCCACGCATACGCTGCCCTACTGATCTCAGCCATGGAGCTGAAGTCAGGAGGAAGACTTGGACAGGAAACCAGAAAATAGGAGTCATTTTGGGGAAAGTGCTGGCAGTCTGTGCAGTTCTTGGGGCATTATGCTGTGGGTTGCATGTCCATGCTACCTTGTGGCTCTATGGGTTTTTAGGAAACTGGACAAGCTTCAACTGGGGGTGGTGGCTTGTACACTTTTGGGCCAGACTGCTTGAACTGGGATGGGGTTTTGCCCTTTTGCTCCTGAGTTCCTGGGTGTTCTGGAGGCCTGCAGGAACCCGGAGAGGGGaggaaggaggacaggagggCAGACCGGCAGGAGACCTGGCTACCCCAGGCCAGTCTGTTGGATCCCCTCAAAGGCACACATGCTGGTCCAAAATTGTGCAAAGCTTGAGGGGAAAACCCTGCAGAAAATCAGACAGCAATGGTGTGGGAGGGGGAACAGGTGATATTCCAAACAACTGGGCTGGCCAGGAGTGTGCTGGAACTGATATCAGCAAGAACCTAATTAAGAATCAGAACCATGAGCAGAGCACCATCCAGCCTGACTGTGGGAAGGACAGCAACCGCGGCCACAACCATAGAGACCACGCTGCGGAGCAAGGCGAGTCAGGTGGTTCCGTTGGCTCTGGGATGGTCCTGCAGCCACTGGGGCGACCCCTGCAGCGCTCAGTGAGTGGCGGTCTTGATCATGACAGGGATACTTCCATGTCTTTCTGTGAGTTTGACCTGCGACCCCCATCCCCCATTGACTTAACTCGAAGCATTGACGAGGCTCTTCACAGAGAACACCTGCTTGAAGGAGGGAGTCTCTTTCATCCTTTGAACCCACAGTCACGCTCACCTTCCCCACGCTCAGCTTTCAGTCAGGGTCCCTGGCTCCGCAGGAACAGTGACCCGCAGCTGCTCTCTGACAGCAGCGACGCTCCAACTGAGTCCTCCATGCCACTGGGGGGCAGCATTCTCAGCAGTGTACCCAGCAGGCAAGTGACTGCTCCCCCAACACCTTCCCACCCAGATAACAGGTGGGTGGATAACAGAGTCTTAAGTGTACCATCATCTGTGTCCTGCCCTGTGTCACTTCGACCAACCAGAACGTCGACAGGGCATCTGTGCGAGGATGACACTCGACCCTTTATTACTCCAGACTCTGAAAGGGCGCGAGGGAAATCCGGGAGGTCAGTGGGTTCCCGGAGTTACCTGGAAGTCAGTCGACACGACGATTCTATCAGTGCCAGCAGTGAAATTATTGACCTCTGA